One Carettochelys insculpta isolate YL-2023 chromosome 1, ASM3395843v1, whole genome shotgun sequence genomic window, tgggttttactttcaaaagagcagtgtctacactggctttcttctttcgaaagaagctcttttgaaattaatatgcaaatggtgccaaatatacaaatttatacctcatttgcatttttgatttgccttgtttgcatgcctctttcaaaagaggaatgcaagtgtagatgcacaccTACTGAAGTTAATATCTCTTGAAAGGACTGTGCCTATAAAAAATGTTGACTTCTACCCCCACATTTTAGATGAAAACAGATGGTTTTGAATTTTTAGAATCCATGTTTAATTCTCCTGTCATTGCAATTTGTCTGTGCAAAGATCTGTAACCAAATGTATTCCCTCTAACTCAATCCTtcattatttcatttaaaaacagcaaAGTCCAGTTATCTATAAAACGTAATTTTCAACCAAATAAATTGTATTAAACTGCAAGTGCTCCATCAGCCCACGAAACTGGCTTGTATGAGTCATGGGTTCTCAAGCTTCATTGCATGCTGACTGCcgtctgacaacaaaaattactacacaatCCCAGCCAGAGGGATTGAGACCTGAGCCTACCATCCTGGGTGGAATGCCCCCTAATGTGAGCCCCATCTTGCCAGGCTGGGGAGGCAAAAACCAAAGCCTTCACTCTCAGGTAGGTGACCTGTAACTTAAGTCCTGACACCCAGCCCCTGAAGTCCTCTGGCTTCAGCTCCAAGCAGCAGGGCTTAGACTTAGCCCTACAGGATAGGAtttgggctctggccctgggtggTGAGGCACAGACCCCAGCAAGTCTAAAGGGGTTGCTAACACTGGCTTTAAAATGGGATTGTGAGCACCTCTAGGGTCCTGatccagtttgagaactgctagtCTCTCTGTTATGAAAGATACATAGAGGTTTTCATCTGTTACAAATGTACTGAAGATTAGTGTTGAGCTTGTTTAGTCATAAAAACACAAAGTCCAGATTATTTCCTTGTTTTTTGGTGTCATGATTTAGTTCTTTTGCCTGATTTAAATAATCACACTTTCAACCAGATGAGTAATACACTCTCCTTTTCTCCTGTCACATTTTATTGTACTTGGGCATTAGACACCCATTTAGGCAAGGAGGATTTCTACCCCAGTCTATAACCATCTAGGCTCAGAATAAAGCTCAAGAGATGCTGCTTGTATTTCAAATACAGGGAGAAAAAACAGTGATAGAAGTTCTAGAGCTGACATTGTCATTTAGCACTTCAAGGATGGATGCTTGCTAACTCTTTTATTAATACAGTTAAGTACAGGCAAATGCTTTATATTTACTGATAGTCATCTCACTGCAGGGGATAGCAAAAGTCAGTTTGCTCAGCTGAGTTTCAGGACTTCTGCCACCATTGTTCCTATTCCATCAAAGATTTCATGCAAAGGAGCTTTGCACATGAAAGCACAAGTAGTGACGATTTTGTTGGTGGCATCCACATGTGATTCGGTTACATCTTTACAGATGTGCTTGCATCCAAGCTCTGCGATAGCAGATGCTGTTTCAGCGTCAGGAAACCTGTTAAGATGAGAAGAAAAAGCACAGTAGCCATATGATTTGGCAACCTACTTCAGTGAAAGAGTTCCAGAAATATTTGAACCACTTCTACCAGTGAAGATTGTGGAGGTCAAGGAACATGAGACTTCCAGTGATCTCAGTGACTTCAGGCTGCAGCGGTGCAGTCGTAGGATCCCCTACCacctgggcaggtggggagaatgaCCTGTGAGATACCCCTGCCTGCTGGAACTCAGGGGGCTGCTAGAGGCAAACACCCACAGTTCCTGGCTGTTGTGGTTCTCCAGAGACACAGAGGCACCCCTGCAGTGCACATACTATCTTGTAAACAGATATTTTTAGTAAGTCTTGGACAAGTCATGGCTTCTGTGAATGTTTCTTTAATGTCTGTGACCTCTCCATGACTTTTATTACAAAAATCTTCGCTCTAGTGATTAGAAGAAGGGTTCTTGGACAACGAGATTTCATATCTACAGAGATCTCAGCCAAgtatttcctccccaccccacccctattTACCACTCATCTGGGATCTTGCCAAATCAAGACATTTTGCCATATATAATACAAACTCATGATCTGCATAACCAGAAAAACTAGCAATGTTTAGATAAATGTACCAAGAGATGTCAAGCATAACGACATTTGGTGCTCAAAGCTGAACTCCTGAGGGGCCAGGAGGAAAGACTAGATTCCCAACAACTTTAGCTCCTCTTCTTGGTCCTTCTAGAGGACCTTCCACATCATCTGCAAAGAAGTAATTTTGTTCTAAGGAtagcctggggaaggggtgggcagaggcGAAACAGCTGGTTTGCCAGTCACCACTTGACTGGCTCTACAGAGTTTCATTCAGATATCCCATCAGTAGTTAACAGCATCTAAAAAGAACTAACTCCTGCTAGGTTACCTTCTCTGCTGCTACCCATACCCTCTAATCCCTCCCACCAGAAAGGGCAATTCCATTAAAACAATGAGAGCAAGGAGAATGGCAAAGGCATGACATCGGCCTAGGAATATGATTATTATTGCTGTTATTTGGATATCTGCCAGCACCCTGAAAACACAGACCCCGCCTTACCAAATCATACCAACGGTCCATCTAATTCAACAATGGCCGTCTAACAGATGGACAACAAAAACTGGACGAATCTGGAACGCCACTCCAAAGGGGAAGTTGCTTCCTTACCATAGGCACCTCTGGTAATCCGATTGTGCTCTGAAgactacatttttatttttttatttttttttaagttttgtctAATACCACTGGGGATGATGTTAGCAGACCTGTAATGGGCTTGGCTATTGTATATCTTGGTGAGTGATGACTTGCTATGTGTAACAAGCCAACTAGTCTCACACATTCTGCCCTCCTACTCCAGAAGTGCACTTCTACAAAACGGACAGTGTAAAACATGACAAAGAATGCAATTAATGTATTCTCTGGGGAATGCTGGCATCACAGGCCTGTGGTATTTTGTGCACGTAAAATAAGCATCTTTAACCCTTTCTTACCTTCCATCTGTATTTTTATCATGGCCAACTGTGACTTCACAACCTGGGAAGACTTTAGCTGCCAGCACTGGGGATATACAGCACAAGCCAATGGGTTTCTTAGCACTATGGAAAGCCTGAAGAGTGGACTTCACAAGCTCATTGACAGTACAGTTTTTTCCATCCACTGCCCAGGAACATAGATTCTTTGCTACACCAAATCCACCTTGAAAAGAAGGCATAAGATCACATTTAAGACAGTCTGAAGAGCAATGAGCTAGCTGCTACAACACCAGAAAGATGCTGTACCCTCTTTATTTAGCCAAAGCAAAGACTATGATTTAAAAACTATCTACATTTTATGAAATTAGTGGCCTGTAACCATTCAGCATGCCAAAAGTGATGGATTCACATCAACAATGGTAATTCTGGATTGCACAGACAGCAGGAATGCAAGCATTCACACATGTCCCGGCAAGAAAGCTCAGGAGGTTAGAGAAAAATTTAATCTTCAGGTCCGCTTGATACTTCCTGGGATAAGTCCGGGTTATCACTTGACGTACACCTACCAACACACAAGGGGTAACTAAAAACCAAGAATGGAGACACATTGAACTGAGAATTGGACAATATTAGTGTTGTTcacaggggtggtggggaatcatttttgttgtggcTAGGCTGTTTCATGGGTAGGAATACTCTGTCCCAATCCCTGCTGGTTTTCTTTGGTACAAGTAGTATGAGCCATCTGACATGTCTAGCAGAAGAAAATGGAGACTGATGAAGCCAATGTGTTTTATCTGCTACAATAATTTCTTCTGGAAGTTTTAGTTCAAAACATAAACCCGTATAAAAATGTGTCTCTCTCTGACCTTTAGTTTTTATTGaggtaatccagcatgacttacTGTTAAAAAACAATGCAGTACTAAGAGCTTTGGGCTGTATCTCTTATGAATTATAAAGCAATTTGCTATTGAAAAAGAGGCACCGCATCTTTGGAGCTGTGTTATTATAAGCAACCCTGCATTTAAGCCTCATGTTTTGGTCGAAAGATTAAAGTTTTACTGCAATTTCTTTTGCTGGATTTAGACTGGTATATATTATCAAAATAAAAGTTATTAGCAATTGTAATCACCCAATTATATTTGACTCCTTGTGGAAAGAACACAGCCCCACTGGCATTCCTATAGTAAATCACGATAGTGCTGGGAGAactatgttattttaaaattttaacagTATTTTAAATTTCTTCCTTTCAGCCTATTCCCATTGCTTGCTGAGTTGAATATTATTTCAATTGTAAGTTTATACATTGTTTGTTTCCCTTTGATAGTCTCTCCCCGCCAAGCACCCATAGCAGGTTTCCAATGGAACATTAACTTCACCCAGAATTTGTTAACTGGCTTGTGCACCTGCAGCCATGATGTTACCAGCTCGTCACAGCCCTGGGAAGTGGATTTATTAATACTGTATTATACTTGTGCTCCCTCTCCTGGCTGTACTGCAGACAACGCTATTGTGATTTAAAAATGAATGCTGCTAATGGCCAGTTGAGGTGTTTGTATTTTAAGTTTTATACATGATTTTGTAGTGGGACTTAGAGGTTACGCAACTCGCTCAATGTTGCTTGGTGTCCCCACTTGTAAAATGGAAATAGTTATCTACATTTGCAAAGCAGCTTAAGATATGAATGaagtgctcagagctccagtgtcaGCAGCAAAACGCAGTGAGCTGCACAAAATGTCAGAGAGGGAATGGCATTCAACTGGCAATCATTTTAACGTCACTAAAGCATAACAAATGTTGTATAATGACAAATTCTGTCATTGCTCTGTGCTCCATTCTTATCCATAGGTAGGGAAGTGTAGTTTACAAGCCTTTTAAGGAGAAGGAAGGAACCATGTGATGCACATGCAAACATTAAACCCAGCATCCTGACACCTACACATTGGGATAACAATACTCACCTAACAAAGAGAGCTACATCACGTAATTGTTATTTCAAAGCATTTTGAGCGCCTATACAAAATCCATGTTTATAAGAAATATTCTCAATTTTGACCAGTCCAGAAAAATCCTTTATTTAAagggatttattaaaaaaatagttaCAGGAAGTTAAAATAATTACTTGTTATTACACTTTATGAGAGTGGGGCATTTTCTGtctgcttttaaaacaaaactcacCTGGGAAAATGACTGCATCAAATTCACCAACTTCCAGTTCAGCCAGATCTTGAATGTTGCCTCTTGCTAGCCTAGCACTTTCAACtaacacatttctcttctcttccactGGA contains:
- the LOC142005561 gene encoding glutamine amidotransferase-like class 1 domain-containing protein 3, mitochondrial, coding for MGKRVALVLAGCGVFDGSEVHEASAALVHLSRGGAKVKIFAPNIEQMHVIDHYRGSPVEEKRNVLVESARLARGNIQDLAELEVGEFDAVIFPGGFGVAKNLCSWAVDGKNCTVNELVKSTLQAFHSAKKPIGLCCISPVLAAKVFPGCEVTVGHDKNTDGRFPDAETASAIAELGCKHICKDVTESHVDATNKIVTTCAFMCKAPLHEIFDGIGTMVAEVLKLS